The Roseimicrobium gellanilyticum genome contains a region encoding:
- a CDS encoding tetratricopeptide repeat protein encodes MKQRCLWIAALLALAALPLQAQFGADTQDDKFDASALQQLAERGNADAQFELGVRYLGGEGLTKDEKKASEWLQKSADQHNLAAMNALGTLHEEGVGLAKDEKKAFEWYEKAAKYGFPLAQQNLAECYESGKGVEKNPAEAMKWLERAAHQEFAPSQALYAWKLEKGSGVDKNTPEAAKWYLKAAQNGLIRAMTHLAYMYYTGTGVPLDYRRAEAWYRRAARSEDPWARNDLAWFLSVCPDETFHDGPTAVEFARSAVDKMQKQDYQVVDTLAAALARDGKFGEAVQLQTKALVMFSEDKEKEYTDEDRSKLEKELGERLTKYKEQRAWTEKHPKPETGAKPLVEDRILQEEIIPRRKPKTTPKREGDDEGGSRKPVV; translated from the coding sequence ATGAAACAACGCTGCCTTTGGATTGCCGCCCTTCTGGCGCTGGCCGCCCTGCCGTTGCAGGCCCAGTTCGGAGCCGACACGCAGGACGACAAGTTTGATGCCTCTGCCCTCCAGCAGCTTGCGGAACGTGGCAATGCCGATGCGCAGTTCGAATTGGGCGTCCGCTATCTGGGCGGCGAAGGTCTGACCAAGGATGAAAAGAAGGCCTCCGAATGGCTGCAGAAATCCGCGGACCAGCACAATCTAGCCGCGATGAACGCCCTTGGCACTTTGCACGAGGAAGGTGTCGGCCTTGCCAAGGACGAGAAGAAGGCTTTTGAATGGTATGAAAAGGCTGCCAAATACGGTTTCCCATTGGCGCAGCAGAATCTTGCAGAGTGCTATGAGTCCGGGAAAGGGGTGGAAAAGAACCCGGCCGAGGCCATGAAGTGGCTGGAGCGCGCCGCGCACCAGGAGTTCGCCCCCTCCCAAGCCCTTTATGCCTGGAAGCTGGAGAAAGGGAGCGGCGTGGACAAGAACACGCCCGAGGCCGCGAAGTGGTACCTGAAGGCCGCGCAGAATGGGCTCATCCGCGCGATGACCCACCTCGCTTACATGTATTACACGGGCACCGGAGTACCTCTGGACTACCGCCGTGCGGAGGCCTGGTATCGCCGCGCCGCCCGGTCGGAGGACCCGTGGGCTCGCAATGACCTCGCATGGTTCCTTTCCGTGTGCCCGGACGAGACCTTCCATGATGGGCCCACCGCAGTGGAGTTCGCCCGCAGCGCGGTCGATAAGATGCAGAAGCAGGACTATCAGGTTGTGGACACCCTTGCAGCCGCCCTGGCCCGGGACGGCAAGTTTGGCGAGGCGGTGCAGCTCCAGACCAAGGCGCTGGTGATGTTCAGCGAGGACAAGGAGAAAGAGTACACGGACGAAGACCGCTCGAAGCTGGAGAAGGAACTGGGTGAGCGCCTCACCAAGTACAAGGAACAGCGCGCCTGGACGGAAAAGCATCCCAAGCCCGAGACAGGCGCAAAACCTCTCGTGGAAGACCGCATCCTGCAGGAGGAAATCATCCCGCGCCGCAAGCCGAAGACCACGCCCAAGCGCGAAGGCGATGACGAAGGTGGCTCACGGAAGCCGGTGGTGTAG
- a CDS encoding NAD(P)/FAD-dependent oxidoreductase, with amino-acid sequence MKNNPNDYDTIIIGGGPAGSCAAAILGEYGHKVVILEREKFPRYHIGESLIPFTFQPLERIGMIPKMRKSHFVKKYSVTFVQPDGKRSQPFYFFNRYDRETIAQTWQVLRSEFDQMLLDNAREKGAEVREETTVKKLLMDGDTVVGVEATDKSGKTYELRAPITIDCTGKEAFTSNKRGWRMNDPYLNKIAVWTYYKGSKRGEGIDEGDTTVAYVPDKGWFWHIPQHDQMTSVGIVAEGKYLTRDGVKDPKEIFNREIEENQWIKRYLSEGESTGQYFVTSEYSRHSKYCAAPGLVLAGDAFAFLDPVFSSGVMLALKSGHLVGEAIHEGLVAGDLSPNRFEEYGKAIRFGVENMRKLVYAFYDPKFSFREVIKKYPEAAGEITDCLSGDVNKDFTGLWDKIREFVPLPDDLPYGEPLEAEEPAAA; translated from the coding sequence ATGAAGAACAACCCAAACGACTATGATACGATCATCATCGGCGGTGGTCCCGCCGGTTCCTGCGCTGCCGCGATTCTCGGAGAGTACGGCCACAAGGTGGTCATCCTCGAGCGTGAGAAGTTTCCCCGCTATCACATCGGTGAATCGCTGATCCCATTCACTTTCCAGCCTCTGGAGCGCATCGGGATGATTCCGAAGATGCGGAAGTCGCACTTCGTGAAGAAGTACAGCGTCACCTTCGTGCAGCCGGACGGGAAACGCTCACAGCCCTTCTACTTCTTCAATCGCTATGATCGCGAGACCATCGCCCAGACCTGGCAGGTGCTACGCTCCGAGTTTGACCAGATGCTTCTGGACAACGCCCGCGAGAAGGGCGCCGAAGTGCGCGAGGAAACAACCGTGAAGAAGCTCCTCATGGATGGCGATACGGTGGTGGGTGTGGAAGCCACGGACAAGAGCGGCAAGACCTACGAACTGCGCGCGCCCATCACGATCGACTGCACCGGCAAGGAGGCTTTCACCTCCAACAAGCGCGGCTGGCGCATGAACGATCCCTACCTGAACAAGATTGCTGTGTGGACCTACTACAAGGGCTCGAAGCGCGGCGAAGGCATCGACGAAGGCGATACCACCGTGGCATATGTGCCTGACAAGGGCTGGTTCTGGCACATCCCGCAACACGACCAGATGACCAGTGTGGGCATCGTGGCGGAGGGCAAGTACCTCACGCGTGACGGCGTCAAGGATCCGAAGGAAATCTTCAACCGCGAGATCGAAGAGAACCAGTGGATCAAGCGCTACCTATCTGAGGGCGAGTCCACGGGGCAGTACTTCGTGACCAGCGAATACTCCCGCCACTCCAAGTACTGCGCGGCACCCGGCCTCGTACTTGCCGGTGATGCATTCGCGTTCCTCGATCCGGTCTTCAGCAGCGGGGTCATGCTTGCCCTCAAGAGTGGTCATCTCGTCGGTGAAGCCATTCACGAGGGCCTCGTCGCGGGCGACCTTTCACCCAATCGCTTCGAAGAGTATGGCAAGGCCATCCGCTTCGGCGTGGAGAACATGCGCAAGCTGGTCTACGCCTTCTACGATCCGAAGTTCTCCTTCCGCGAGGTCATCAAGAAGTACCCCGAAGCCGCAGGCGAAATCACGGACTGTCTCTCTGGCGACGTGAACAAGGACTTCACCGGGCTGTGGGACAAGATTCGTGAGTTTGTCCCATTGCCGGATGACCTGCCCTACGGCGAGCCTCTGGAAGCGGAAGAGCCCGCCGCGGCCTGA
- the guaB gene encoding IMP dehydrogenase — MGAIPLSLSFDDVLLLPGRSAVLPGEVLLGTNLTPTLPLNIPVLSSAMDTVTESELAIALAREGGMGVIHRACPIDYQAEQVARVKRSENTVIHNPLRVKPDNTLGDVARLMREKGVSGFPVVDEKGALVGMVTSRDMWYLEDENTPVREIMTPREKLAIGKPDTTWEEALKILWINRIEKLPLVDAAGHLAGLITKQDIEKRQMYTNAAKDDQGRLRVGAAVGVGEDCVDRGLAMQAAGADAVFIDAATGHTARVIKVIEQLRAALGDRTPIVAGNVVTKEGARDLCDAGASAIKVGVGPGSICTTRVISGVGMPQFTAVQETAEVCRSRGVAVISDGGVRYSGDVVKAMAAGADCVMIGSLLAGTAESPGATVRLQGRTFKEYRGMGSLKAMRKGAGDRYGQNSSGKLVPEGVEARVPYKGPLADVVFQLMGGLRSGMGYVGANTLEELRQKANFVQITAGGLKESHPHDIVITEEPVNYEVG, encoded by the coding sequence ATGGGCGCGATTCCTTTGTCTTTGTCGTTCGACGACGTTCTTCTCCTCCCGGGGAGAAGTGCTGTGCTGCCGGGTGAGGTTCTTCTGGGTACCAATCTGACCCCCACCCTGCCGCTGAATATTCCGGTGCTGTCGTCCGCCATGGACACGGTCACGGAGAGTGAGCTGGCCATTGCGCTGGCACGTGAGGGGGGCATGGGCGTAATCCATCGGGCCTGTCCCATCGACTACCAGGCGGAGCAGGTGGCGCGTGTGAAGCGCTCGGAGAATACCGTCATCCACAACCCGCTGCGGGTGAAGCCCGACAACACGCTGGGCGATGTCGCCCGCCTCATGCGCGAGAAGGGTGTGAGCGGTTTCCCGGTAGTGGATGAGAAGGGTGCCCTCGTCGGCATGGTGACCAGCCGCGACATGTGGTATCTCGAAGACGAGAACACCCCCGTCCGTGAGATCATGACGCCTCGCGAAAAGCTCGCGATTGGCAAGCCGGACACCACCTGGGAGGAAGCGCTGAAGATTCTCTGGATCAACCGCATCGAGAAGCTCCCGCTCGTAGACGCCGCCGGTCATCTGGCCGGACTCATCACGAAGCAGGACATCGAGAAGCGCCAGATGTACACGAATGCCGCCAAGGACGACCAGGGTCGTCTTCGAGTGGGCGCCGCTGTGGGCGTGGGTGAAGACTGTGTGGATCGCGGTCTGGCCATGCAGGCTGCTGGTGCGGATGCCGTGTTCATTGACGCGGCCACGGGTCATACCGCGCGAGTCATCAAGGTCATCGAACAGCTCCGCGCAGCGTTGGGCGACCGCACGCCGATTGTCGCGGGCAACGTGGTCACCAAGGAAGGTGCACGCGATCTCTGCGATGCTGGCGCCTCCGCCATCAAAGTGGGTGTGGGTCCCGGTTCCATCTGCACCACTCGCGTCATTTCGGGCGTGGGTATGCCGCAGTTCACCGCCGTGCAGGAAACTGCCGAGGTCTGCCGCAGCCGTGGCGTGGCCGTCATCTCCGATGGTGGCGTGCGCTACTCGGGCGACGTGGTGAAGGCCATGGCCGCAGGCGCGGATTGCGTGATGATTGGCTCGCTTCTCGCCGGCACCGCGGAGAGCCCCGGCGCCACCGTGCGTCTCCAGGGCCGCACCTTCAAGGAGTACCGCGGCATGGGTTCCCTCAAGGCCATGCGCAAGGGCGCCGGCGACCGCTACGGCCAGAACTCCAGCGGCAAGCTGGTACCGGAAGGCGTGGAAGCCCGCGTGCCCTACAAGGGTCCGCTGGCCGATGTGGTCTTCCAACTCATGGGCGGTCTCCGCAGCGGCATGGGCTACGTGGGAGCCAACACCCTCGAAGAGCTCCGCCAGAAGGCGAACTTCGTCCAAATCACAGCCGGCGGTCTGAAGGAAAGCCATCCGCATGACATCGTGATCACGGAGGAGCCGGTGAACTATGAGGTAGGGTGA
- a CDS encoding DUF883 family protein has product MSTSGPSVDTLKRDVRTLADDTMKMAQNRFVEPAMDAAQRASVQARKALEQSRDRMNQQLAVAERYAARGYDQTTTWISANPLAAVGIAVGAGLLLSSIFRLSSRR; this is encoded by the coding sequence ATGAGCACTTCCGGACCCTCCGTTGATACCCTCAAGCGCGATGTGCGCACTCTCGCTGACGACACCATGAAGATGGCGCAGAATCGCTTTGTCGAACCCGCCATGGACGCGGCGCAGCGTGCGAGCGTGCAAGCGCGCAAGGCTTTGGAGCAATCCCGTGATCGCATGAACCAACAGCTCGCTGTGGCGGAAAGATATGCCGCACGCGGCTACGACCAGACTACCACCTGGATCTCTGCGAACCCGCTGGCTGCCGTGGGCATTGCGGTAGGCGCCGGCCTGCTGTTGTCCTCCATCTTCCGCCTGTCCTCACGCCGATAG
- a CDS encoding phage holin family protein → MHASSPPSWSSHLDRGNSLSDSVRTLLSSLVTYLETRWKLFKVESGEAMRLGIQVAVVTLFALACAFVMYVCAMVGVTLWIAHQWWDGAVMPAAFIMAGVHLLLLLSCAGFIIWSLRGRKLFHDTRTEFKEDKRWLHLQTTSNV, encoded by the coding sequence ATGCACGCCTCCTCGCCTCCCTCGTGGTCATCACATCTTGATCGCGGAAACAGCCTGTCGGATTCCGTCCGCACGTTGCTTTCCTCGCTGGTGACCTATCTGGAGACGCGGTGGAAGCTGTTTAAGGTGGAATCGGGAGAGGCCATGCGGCTGGGAATCCAGGTGGCTGTGGTCACCCTGTTCGCTCTCGCGTGCGCCTTCGTGATGTACGTGTGCGCCATGGTCGGCGTGACCTTGTGGATCGCTCACCAATGGTGGGACGGCGCGGTGATGCCCGCTGCGTTCATCATGGCAGGAGTGCATCTCCTCCTCCTGCTCAGTTGCGCGGGATTCATCATCTGGTCCCTGCGCGGACGAAAGCTCTTTCACGATACGAGAACAGAATTCAAGGAGGACAAGCGATGGCTGCACCTGCAAACGACATCCAACGTCTGA
- a CDS encoding phosphoenolpyruvate carboxylase, translating into MEDKTSPAPDYLDIGFEQIDRDMKFLMGAFGEVLAELGMPELTEHLPWTGNEPSTTALPPRLGLAYSLAFQLLNMVEESAAASVRAIREEHEGIAAERGLWGSQLRRLQKKGATAEEIVATFREVCVEPVLTAHPTEAKRLSVLDHHRSLFTLLNARHHREGGSIGAKRQRAEVKAAIERLWRTGEILLEKPTLTDERRNVLYYFREVFPSVLRILDERLRFAWTEVGLDPVLLKEPESLPVVRFGTWVGGDRDGHPGVTSEVTEETLERLRTNAMVVHHRHLADLATKLTLTTWMQAPPARLQALRERLIATKVQVEPLMASSSEEPWSQVVKLMLARLPVNVSPGTLAHLRHGETYYARAEELAADLAELSAALVEAGAERLAATDVEPLQRAVQVFGFHLACLDVRQNSAFHSRALSQLMNAAGLDGSDWEDWAEGERLRFLEKELRSPRPFLHANASAGPEADAVLACYRVLAKHLERNGHEGLGALIVSMTRRLSDLLLVYVLAREAGLMKRTPEGLVCLLPVVPLFETADDLEGGPEMLRKFVEEPLTRRSLEYHAKRAGKPGRLVQQVMIGYSDSNKDAGILASQWALHLAQTQLTAAGKDAGVKVRFFHGRGGTVSRGAGPTHRFLDALPHGSLCGDIRTTEQGETIAQKFGNQSTAAFNLELLLAGVSATACLHARGPAPEHPLAPLAGKLASTSRTAYRALLENEGFMTFYRQATPIDALEHSRIGSRPSRRTGKASLDDLRAIPWVFSWNQSRFYVPGWYGTGTALASLTDEEFAQLSSELRSWPFLHYVITNVESSLASTDHSLMAAYADLVEDTEVRDKIFGQIEQEWNLTRVMLDRLRGGPMHELRPRMWRTLELRAAALRTLHQQQIDLLRQWRGLLKTDEAAANELLPEVLLSVNAIASGLRTTG; encoded by the coding sequence ATGGAAGACAAGACATCGCCAGCACCTGACTATCTCGACATCGGTTTCGAGCAGATTGATCGTGACATGAAGTTCCTCATGGGGGCTTTCGGAGAGGTGCTGGCGGAGTTGGGCATGCCGGAGCTCACGGAGCATCTCCCCTGGACGGGCAATGAACCCTCCACCACTGCGCTGCCGCCACGTCTCGGCCTCGCCTATTCCCTGGCCTTCCAGCTTCTGAACATGGTGGAGGAGAGCGCCGCCGCCAGTGTCCGCGCCATCCGTGAGGAGCATGAGGGCATCGCCGCCGAGCGCGGCCTCTGGGGCAGCCAGCTCCGCCGCCTCCAGAAGAAAGGCGCCACCGCAGAGGAAATCGTGGCCACCTTCCGTGAGGTCTGCGTGGAGCCAGTACTCACCGCCCACCCCACCGAGGCGAAGCGCCTCTCCGTGCTGGACCACCACCGCAGCCTGTTCACGCTGCTGAATGCGCGCCACCATCGCGAGGGTGGCAGCATCGGGGCCAAGCGTCAGCGCGCTGAAGTGAAGGCCGCCATCGAGCGCCTCTGGCGGACCGGGGAGATCCTTCTCGAAAAGCCCACGCTCACTGACGAGCGGCGCAATGTGCTCTACTATTTCCGCGAGGTCTTTCCCTCCGTACTGCGCATCTTGGATGAGCGTCTGCGCTTTGCCTGGACCGAGGTGGGGCTGGACCCGGTGCTGCTGAAGGAACCGGAGTCCCTCCCTGTGGTGCGCTTTGGCACCTGGGTGGGTGGTGACCGCGATGGTCACCCGGGGGTGACGTCTGAGGTCACGGAGGAGACCTTGGAACGCCTCCGCACGAACGCCATGGTGGTGCATCATCGCCACCTTGCCGATCTCGCCACGAAGCTCACACTCACGACCTGGATGCAGGCCCCGCCTGCACGTCTGCAGGCTCTGCGGGAGCGGCTCATCGCCACCAAGGTGCAGGTTGAGCCCCTGATGGCCTCCAGCTCTGAGGAGCCCTGGTCACAAGTGGTGAAGCTCATGCTGGCCCGCCTGCCTGTGAATGTCTCCCCCGGTACACTGGCGCATCTCCGGCATGGAGAGACCTACTATGCTCGTGCGGAGGAGCTCGCTGCCGATCTCGCGGAGTTGAGCGCCGCCCTCGTGGAGGCGGGTGCGGAGCGCCTGGCTGCCACCGATGTGGAGCCGTTACAGCGCGCCGTGCAGGTGTTCGGTTTCCACCTTGCCTGTCTCGATGTCCGGCAAAATTCGGCCTTCCATTCGCGGGCACTGTCCCAACTCATGAATGCCGCGGGCCTGGACGGCTCCGACTGGGAGGACTGGGCGGAGGGCGAGCGCCTGCGTTTCCTGGAGAAGGAGCTCCGCTCTCCACGTCCCTTCCTGCATGCCAATGCATCCGCGGGTCCCGAGGCAGATGCGGTGCTGGCCTGCTATCGCGTGCTGGCGAAGCACCTCGAAAGGAACGGCCACGAAGGACTCGGCGCCCTCATCGTCAGCATGACGCGCCGTCTCTCCGATCTTCTCCTCGTGTATGTGCTGGCGCGCGAGGCTGGCCTCATGAAGCGCACGCCGGAGGGACTGGTGTGCCTGCTCCCCGTGGTGCCGCTCTTTGAAACGGCGGACGACCTGGAAGGCGGTCCGGAGATGCTGCGGAAGTTTGTGGAGGAGCCGCTCACCCGGCGCAGTCTGGAGTACCACGCAAAGCGGGCCGGCAAGCCCGGGCGTTTGGTGCAACAGGTCATGATAGGATATAGTGACAGCAACAAGGATGCGGGCATCCTCGCCAGCCAGTGGGCGCTGCACCTGGCGCAGACCCAGCTGACCGCAGCCGGGAAGGATGCCGGGGTGAAGGTGCGCTTCTTCCACGGTCGCGGCGGTACCGTGAGCCGTGGCGCGGGCCCCACGCATCGCTTCCTCGATGCGCTGCCGCATGGCTCACTCTGCGGTGACATCCGCACCACGGAGCAAGGCGAGACCATTGCCCAGAAATTTGGCAACCAATCCACCGCTGCCTTCAATCTGGAACTGCTGCTCGCTGGTGTCTCCGCCACGGCGTGCCTCCATGCACGTGGCCCTGCTCCCGAGCATCCTCTGGCGCCGCTTGCAGGCAAGCTCGCCTCCACCTCGCGTACCGCCTATCGAGCGCTGCTGGAGAATGAGGGCTTCATGACCTTCTACCGGCAGGCCACACCCATTGATGCGCTGGAGCACAGCCGTATCGGTTCGCGTCCTTCACGTCGCACGGGCAAAGCGAGCCTGGATGACCTGCGTGCGATTCCCTGGGTGTTCTCGTGGAATCAATCGCGCTTCTACGTGCCCGGCTGGTACGGCACCGGCACTGCGCTGGCTTCGCTCACGGATGAGGAGTTCGCCCAACTCTCCAGCGAGCTCCGTAGCTGGCCCTTCCTGCACTATGTGATCACGAATGTGGAGTCTTCTCTCGCGAGCACCGACCACAGCCTGATGGCCGCGTATGCGGACCTCGTGGAAGACACCGAGGTGCGCGACAAGATCTTCGGCCAGATCGAGCAGGAATGGAATCTTACCCGCGTGATGCTCGATCGTCTCCGCGGCGGCCCCATGCATGAGCTGCGTCCCCGCATGTGGCGCACCCTCGAACTCCGCGCTGCTGCCTTGCGCACCCTGCACCAGCAGCAGATCGATCTGCTTCGTCAGTGGCGTGGACTGCTGAAGACCGATGAAGCCGCTGCGAACGAGTTGCTGCCTGAAGTGCTGCTGAGCGTGAATGCCATCGCGAGCGGCCTGCGCACGACGGGCTGA
- a CDS encoding DUF4185 domain-containing protein has product MKPVLPFLRPLLPAVVFLFGIITPLVSKAETKHFGIQVVDEVTGRGIPLIELRTVNDLRYVTDNAGWVAIYEPGLMDREVWFHVSGPGYEWKKDGFGFTGIRPTPKSGETFTVKLKRNNIAERVGRLTGQGQYHASELLGLPLPLPNLNPSGVMGQDSVQAVPYKDGIFWLWGDTNMPNYPLGNYNTTCATTARDIDPEKGIAYKYYMDEKDPKRLRKMMVVEGPGAVWLFGLLTVKDENGKEVMLAHYGRHEGLKPHAEHGIARFDDAAQTFKTAVKLEMSNEWRYMQGHAVQAEDGYYYFSAPLPHTRVRATLADVLDPSKYEALWFDQAKGEWKWQKEHPPTNQEAEQVLLKQEKMKLAQARFDIRDAATGEPVQLHNASVQWNAYRKRWILLGVQYGFKAKAPSPLGEMWYAESDAPDGPWGKAVKVATHPRYSYYNPIHHGFLDKEGGKVIYFEGTYTLEFSGNPIAPARYDYNQLMYRLDLSDERLAPAHRQK; this is encoded by the coding sequence ATGAAACCGGTCCTGCCATTCCTCCGCCCTCTGCTGCCTGCTGTTGTCTTTCTTTTCGGCATCATCACGCCTCTGGTCTCCAAAGCTGAGACCAAGCACTTCGGCATCCAAGTGGTGGATGAAGTCACGGGACGCGGTATTCCGCTCATCGAGCTGCGCACGGTGAATGACCTGCGCTATGTGACGGACAATGCGGGGTGGGTCGCCATTTATGAGCCGGGACTCATGGATCGTGAGGTGTGGTTCCATGTCAGTGGACCGGGTTATGAGTGGAAGAAGGACGGCTTTGGTTTCACCGGCATCCGTCCGACACCGAAGTCCGGCGAGACATTCACGGTAAAGCTCAAGCGCAACAACATCGCCGAGCGCGTGGGACGTCTCACGGGACAAGGACAGTACCATGCGAGTGAACTGCTCGGGCTTCCCCTGCCGCTGCCGAACTTGAATCCTTCCGGTGTCATGGGGCAGGACTCAGTGCAGGCGGTGCCGTACAAGGATGGCATCTTCTGGCTGTGGGGGGATACGAACATGCCCAACTATCCGCTGGGCAACTACAACACCACGTGCGCGACGACGGCTCGCGACATCGATCCCGAGAAAGGGATCGCCTACAAGTACTACATGGATGAGAAGGACCCGAAGCGACTGCGCAAGATGATGGTCGTGGAAGGACCAGGCGCGGTGTGGCTCTTTGGCCTGCTCACGGTGAAGGACGAGAACGGCAAGGAGGTGATGCTGGCCCACTATGGACGGCATGAGGGGCTCAAGCCACATGCAGAACATGGCATCGCGCGCTTCGACGATGCGGCGCAGACCTTCAAGACTGCCGTGAAGCTCGAGATGTCCAACGAATGGCGCTACATGCAGGGGCATGCGGTGCAGGCGGAGGACGGCTACTACTACTTCAGCGCTCCCCTGCCCCACACGCGCGTACGCGCCACGCTGGCGGATGTGTTGGATCCTTCGAAGTATGAAGCGCTGTGGTTCGACCAGGCGAAGGGTGAGTGGAAGTGGCAGAAGGAACACCCACCCACCAACCAGGAGGCTGAGCAGGTGCTGCTGAAGCAGGAAAAGATGAAGCTGGCGCAGGCCCGCTTTGACATCCGAGATGCGGCCACGGGAGAGCCTGTGCAGCTTCACAATGCCAGTGTGCAGTGGAACGCGTACCGCAAACGCTGGATCCTGCTCGGGGTGCAATATGGCTTCAAGGCCAAGGCTCCCTCACCGCTCGGAGAGATGTGGTATGCCGAGAGCGACGCTCCCGACGGTCCGTGGGGCAAAGCGGTGAAGGTGGCCACGCATCCCAGGTATTCGTATTACAATCCGATACACCACGGGTTCCTGGATAAGGAGGGTGGCAAGGTCATTTACTTTGAGGGGACGTATACGCTGGAGTTCAGCGGCAATCCGATCGCGCCGGCACGGTATGACTACAACCAGCTCATGTACCGGTTGGACCTGAGTGATGAGCGGCTGGCGCCAGCTCACAGGCAGAAGTGA
- a CDS encoding AI-2E family transporter, giving the protein MNPFSLQDRTMVLAARFVIAALTCGLLYWGREVLMPLALATLIAFMLHPLAVRLQRIRVPRLISVGSVMLLATGLIVTAVWFITVQVASFTNELPSYQKNISQKIGQVQGSMRGGALEKLQKVFHSLEREAKAREEAVAPASISNEPMPVVIESKERWFDFSLTNAAIPLMEPLVTGGLIFVLVALMLLRWEDLRARLVSVMNQNITRTTRAIDDAGKRIARYLAAQMFINGSFGLVIGLGLWALGVPYAGLWGLCAAMFRYVPYLGPLVAAALPIMVSLVTSEGWTQVLSVGALFLTLELVSNNVLEPWLYGWRVGLSEIGVILAAVAWTFLWGTAGLVLAVPLTVCLVVLGEHVPAISFFSQLLGDKPALPLHLRFYQRLLAHDKNEAAELTKNHAKAHGFAKAGDEIIAPALAHARGEEMRGALSEEEVEEFAAAIPYILDRTDDEIDEEEEADAARQSSAVSAGPVVVWPLCSLSEALVPLLQHHCTDLPCRWQVIAEGSLTSEAIGRLAREEEQPEAVCLLLLTHEDLSRTRNLCKKLRHAFPDVHITVAFWAESRMDTDMTQAIEKLGYAKITWTPSETRGDLAPHILDHAREVEENAPRVPNAQPVVRDAREAVPA; this is encoded by the coding sequence ATGAACCCCTTCTCCTTACAGGACCGCACCATGGTGCTCGCCGCCAGATTTGTGATTGCGGCTCTCACGTGCGGTCTCCTGTATTGGGGGAGGGAAGTGCTCATGCCGCTGGCGCTGGCCACGTTGATTGCCTTCATGCTGCATCCACTCGCGGTGCGACTGCAGCGCATCCGGGTGCCCCGACTGATTTCTGTAGGGTCAGTAATGCTTCTGGCCACGGGACTGATCGTGACGGCTGTCTGGTTTATCACCGTGCAGGTGGCCAGTTTCACAAACGAACTGCCCTCCTATCAAAAGAACATCAGTCAGAAAATCGGTCAGGTGCAGGGCTCCATGCGAGGCGGCGCCTTGGAGAAGTTGCAGAAGGTTTTCCATTCTCTCGAGAGGGAGGCAAAGGCCAGGGAAGAAGCTGTTGCTCCTGCTTCCATTTCCAATGAGCCCATGCCTGTGGTGATTGAATCGAAGGAGCGCTGGTTCGACTTCAGTCTGACAAATGCCGCGATTCCCCTGATGGAACCCCTGGTCACCGGAGGCCTCATCTTTGTGCTCGTGGCACTCATGCTCCTGCGCTGGGAAGACCTGCGCGCGCGGCTGGTAAGCGTGATGAATCAGAATATCACGCGTACCACGCGAGCCATCGATGATGCTGGCAAGAGGATCGCGCGTTACCTCGCGGCGCAGATGTTCATCAACGGCAGCTTCGGCCTTGTCATCGGGCTGGGATTGTGGGCGCTGGGCGTGCCCTATGCCGGGTTGTGGGGCTTGTGTGCCGCCATGTTTCGCTATGTGCCTTATCTCGGTCCTCTGGTGGCCGCCGCATTGCCCATCATGGTGAGTCTGGTCACCTCTGAAGGGTGGACACAGGTGCTCAGTGTGGGGGCCTTGTTCCTCACGCTGGAATTGGTGAGCAACAATGTGCTGGAACCCTGGCTCTATGGGTGGCGCGTGGGTCTCTCGGAGATTGGCGTGATCCTGGCAGCCGTCGCATGGACATTCTTGTGGGGCACCGCAGGTCTGGTGCTGGCCGTGCCACTGACGGTGTGCCTCGTGGTGCTCGGCGAGCATGTGCCCGCGATTTCATTCTTCTCACAACTCCTTGGAGACAAGCCCGCGCTTCCATTGCATTTGCGCTTCTACCAGCGGCTGCTGGCCCATGACAAGAACGAGGCCGCTGAGTTGACGAAGAATCACGCCAAGGCCCATGGTTTTGCGAAGGCCGGTGACGAGATTATTGCACCTGCTCTGGCTCATGCCCGGGGTGAAGAGATGCGCGGAGCGCTCAGCGAGGAGGAGGTGGAGGAATTCGCGGCCGCCATTCCGTACATCCTCGATCGTACGGATGACGAAATCGACGAGGAAGAAGAGGCGGACGCAGCCAGGCAGAGCTCGGCAGTCTCTGCGGGACCGGTGGTGGTCTGGCCCTTGTGCAGCCTTTCAGAGGCACTGGTGCCACTGCTGCAGCATCACTGCACGGACCTCCCGTGCCGCTGGCAGGTCATTGCGGAGGGTTCCCTCACCTCCGAAGCGATTGGCCGGCTGGCCCGTGAAGAGGAACAGCCGGAGGCCGTGTGCCTGCTCCTCCTCACCCATGAGGATCTCTCGCGGACGCGCAACCTGTGCAAAAAGCTGCGCCACGCCTTCCCAGATGTCCATATCACGGTGGCATTCTGGGCTGAGTCGAGAATGGATACAGACATGACGCAAGCCATCGAAAAGCTGGGCTACGCCAAGATCACCTGGACGCCCTCCGAAACCCGTGGCGATCTCGCCCCGCACATCCTGGACCATGCCCGGGAGGTGGAAGAGAACGCGCCCCGCGTGCCGAACGCCCAACCTGTGGTGAGAGATGCTCGTGAAGCGGTCCCGGCGTGA